A window of the Desulfobacula toluolica Tol2 genome harbors these coding sequences:
- a CDS encoding response regulator, giving the protein MKEKVLIIDDEQDFIDSLGERMRVRGMDVTAETSPSKALHLVEEKSFDAVVLDLQMPEMDGLETLKILKAKRPEIQVILLTAHATLEKGIEAMKLGAMDLLEKPTDLSVLAEKIHKAQAKKMIIVEKESEERIKDIMGSKGW; this is encoded by the coding sequence ATGAAAGAAAAAGTATTGATCATTGATGACGAACAAGATTTCATCGACTCATTAGGAGAACGGATGCGGGTAAGAGGAATGGATGTCACAGCAGAGACATCACCTTCAAAAGCATTGCATCTTGTGGAAGAAAAGTCATTTGATGCTGTTGTTTTAGACCTTCAAATGCCTGAAATGGATGGATTGGAAACGTTAAAAATATTAAAAGCCAAAAGACCGGAAATTCAGGTTATCTTACTGACGGCACACGCCACTCTGGAAAAGGGAATTGAAGCCATGAAGCTAGGGGCTATGGATCTGTTGGAAAAACCGACTGATCTGTCAGTACTGGCAGAAAAAATTCACAAGGCCCAGGCAAAAAAAATGATTATCGTTGAAAAAGAATCCGAAGAACGAATCAAGGACATTATGGGAAGCAAGGGTTGGTAA
- a CDS encoding response regulator: protein MRVILVDDEKELVSTLAERLGYRGIEADWAITPDDAIVMTQKKIYDIAVLDVKMPGIDGFELKRKLQEYSPKLKYIFMTGHGSEECYDIGCTETGEEFYLVKPVQIDQLVEKMNKVLAQKGKL from the coding sequence ATGCGCGTAATTTTGGTTGATGATGAAAAGGAACTGGTATCAACACTTGCAGAGCGATTGGGTTACCGGGGAATCGAAGCCGATTGGGCAATAACGCCTGATGATGCCATTGTCATGACTCAAAAAAAAATCTATGATATTGCTGTACTGGATGTAAAAATGCCAGGGATAGATGGTTTTGAACTCAAAAGAAAACTGCAGGAGTATTCACCAAAATTGAAATATATTTTCATGACCGGCCATGGTTCGGAAGAATGTTATGACATCGGGTGTACGGAAACCGGAGAGGAATTTTATCTGGTAAAACCGGTTCAAATCGACCAGCTTGTTGAAAAAATGAATAAAGTATTAGCTCAAAAAGGAAAATTATGA
- a CDS encoding response regulator, which translates to MSAMTFLSGTFCGKEIIIEKILKKSSYNILSDQDLIDRASQLSGIPGQKINNVFFNKTSVFNRFTHEKERSLAYLRLALAQALSGNNFLIDGFAGVLIPHSVSHVLRICLIADMKHRIAQAMKEKRMSEKEACAHIQKDDDVFRVWIDSLYKMSDPWDTSLYDIIIPTDKMTDKEIISLIDSNLKSEVIQPTKASMKAAEDFLQAAHVEVALSNEGHAVDVSVRDGHVTLTIHTNVLLLSRLEEELKSIAGKVEGVNTVETRIGKGFYKADIYRKYDFQVPSKVLLVDDEREFVQTLSERLQMRDMGSAVAYDGESALNLVAEDEPDVMILDLKMPGIDGIEVLKKVKTTQPDIEVIILTGHGSEADKEICMQLGAYAYFQKPVDIDLLSQALKAANKKIQDAKKQKS; encoded by the coding sequence ATGTCGGCCATGACATTTTTAAGCGGAACATTTTGCGGGAAAGAAATAATTATTGAAAAAATTTTAAAAAAAAGCAGTTATAATATTCTATCAGACCAGGATTTGATTGATCGCGCAAGTCAGCTTTCAGGTATCCCGGGACAAAAAATTAACAATGTTTTTTTTAACAAAACCTCTGTATTTAACAGGTTCACCCATGAAAAGGAACGCTCTTTAGCTTATTTAAGATTAGCATTGGCACAGGCTTTATCAGGCAATAATTTTTTAATTGACGGGTTTGCAGGTGTTTTAATTCCACATTCAGTAAGTCATGTGCTTAGAATTTGTTTGATTGCAGATATGAAACACAGAATTGCACAGGCAATGAAAGAAAAAAGGATGAGTGAAAAAGAGGCTTGCGCTCATATCCAAAAAGATGACGACGTCTTTCGTGTATGGATAGACAGTCTTTATAAAATGAGTGACCCCTGGGATACCTCGCTTTATGACATCATAATCCCCACAGATAAAATGACCGACAAAGAAATTATTTCATTGATAGACAGCAACTTGAAAAGTGAGGTCATCCAGCCCACAAAGGCATCAATGAAAGCAGCAGAAGATTTTTTACAGGCCGCCCATGTGGAAGTTGCCTTATCAAATGAAGGACATGCGGTTGATGTAAGTGTGCGGGATGGACATGTCACCTTAACAATACATACAAATGTTTTATTGTTGAGCCGGCTTGAAGAAGAATTAAAATCAATTGCCGGCAAGGTTGAAGGGGTTAATACGGTGGAGACTCGAATCGGAAAAGGTTTTTATAAGGCTGACATTTACCGGAAATATGATTTTCAAGTTCCTTCAAAGGTTTTACTGGTGGACGATGAACGTGAATTTGTTCAAACGCTTTCAGAACGTTTGCAAATGCGTGATATGGGATCGGCCGTTGCTTATGACGGTGAATCGGCATTAAATCTTGTTGCTGAAGATGAACCTGATGTGATGATTTTAGACTTAAAAATGCCGGGCATAGATGGTATCGAAGTGCTGAAAAAAGTAAAAACAACCCAGCCTGATATAGAGGTAATCATATTAACAGGTCATGGGTCTGAAGCAGACAAAGAAATCTGCATGCAGCTTGGTGCTTATGCATACTTTCAAAAACCTGTGGATATTGACCTGCTAAGCCAGGCATTAAAAGCTGCAAACAAAAAAATTCAAGACGCAAAAAAACAAAAATCCTAA
- a CDS encoding HAD-IIB family hydrolase → MKSVPKVKQLFVTDFDGTLLKDDKTISHEDFTTLEKLRQKKVVTAIATGRSLGSFMKALTAIGMDSEDRFLPVDYVIFSTGAGIMQFPSCKIIWQRSLSPLDVKKITRYFDHQKFDYMVHQSIPDTIRFLYKFHGSHNPDFHARLALYREYAFPLAGTDFDFGAATEVLAIIPGQADMDVIELIKKDLSEFSVIHATSPLDHQSAWIEVFHRDVSKAKAVSRLVLKLGISRENVVSVGNDYNDQDLLAWSGIGFVVENAPGTLKQQYKTVPSNNQSGMTRAARESGLV, encoded by the coding sequence TTGAAATCTGTCCCCAAAGTAAAACAGCTGTTTGTTACGGATTTTGATGGAACCTTGTTAAAAGACGACAAAACCATTTCACATGAAGATTTTACAACGCTTGAAAAGCTCAGGCAAAAAAAAGTGGTGACTGCCATTGCCACCGGCCGGTCTCTGGGTTCATTTATGAAAGCTTTGACGGCTATCGGTATGGATAGCGAAGACCGATTTTTGCCAGTTGATTATGTTATCTTCTCAACCGGTGCCGGAATAATGCAATTTCCAAGCTGCAAGATAATCTGGCAACGGTCTTTGTCACCGTTGGATGTTAAAAAGATAACCCGTTATTTTGATCATCAAAAATTTGACTATATGGTGCATCAATCCATACCCGATACAATCCGGTTCCTCTATAAATTTCATGGCAGTCACAATCCTGATTTTCATGCCCGGCTTGCGCTTTACAGGGAATATGCCTTTCCTCTGGCAGGAACGGATTTTGATTTTGGAGCAGCCACTGAAGTATTGGCCATTATACCGGGCCAAGCGGATATGGATGTCATAGAGCTTATAAAAAAAGATTTATCAGAGTTCAGTGTTATTCATGCCACATCTCCTCTTGATCATCAATCTGCATGGATAGAGGTTTTCCATAGGGATGTATCTAAAGCCAAGGCTGTTTCCCGGCTTGTTTTAAAGCTTGGCATAAGCCGGGAAAATGTTGTTTCAGTGGGAAATGATTATAATGATCAGGACCTTCTGGCCTGGTCAGGTATCGGATTTGTTGTGGAAAATGCACCCGGCACTCTTAAACAGCAATATAAGACTGTACCGTCCAATAATCAAAGCGGCATGACAAGGGCGGCAAGAGAGTCGGGATTGGTGTAG
- a CDS encoding SulP family inorganic anion transporter has product MLTKFFPFLEWFKDYTIGKFRIDFLAGLTVALVLIPQSMAYAQLAGLPAYYGLYAAFLPPMMASLFGSSRQLATGPVAVVSLMTAASLEPLATAGSEAFIAYAIMLALTVGIFQFLLGVLRLGLIVNFLSHPVVNGFTNAAAIIIASSQLSKMFGVYVDKANHHYETIYRVIVAAMDFTHLPTLFIGLLSIGIMIGLKRLNPKIPYVLAAVVTTTLISWSTGFEHNVKVPIEQIEATDIRHQIKNFNATLMSIEELSKNRAIATSKLDSMHSDKGKSLNLLEENFEINLMTSKINQFKEQAGQLRSNLRKVKFTAVKTPSGQELFYPASKSFKPVESDGRVYHIKIGNKPIDTEKLSLMGGGAVVGNIPKGLPSLSIPQLNFSVFIQLFPFAVIISLLGFMEAIAIAKAMAAKTGQRLDPNQELIGQGISNMIGAIGKSYPVSGSFSRSAVNLQAGALTGLSSVITSLIVIITLLFFTPLLYHLPQAVLASVIMMAVIGLVNISGFVHAWRAQWYDGLISVITFVATLLLAPHLEKGIYIGVALSLGVFLYKSMRPKVSYLSRAEDKALRCSETNQLMTCKHIDLIRFEGPLFFANASYLEDEINDRINKNPELRHIIIAANGINDMDASGEEMLAVIVQWLRSAGYGISLSGVNESVYKVMKRTHLLEEIGEHNIYPTMEKAIAKVHQHTHEGASEKKCPLLTTCLRQGL; this is encoded by the coding sequence ATGCTTACCAAATTTTTTCCTTTTTTGGAGTGGTTTAAAGATTATACAATAGGAAAATTTCGAATTGATTTCCTGGCTGGATTAACGGTTGCTTTGGTGTTAATCCCCCAATCTATGGCTTATGCCCAACTGGCCGGATTACCAGCATATTATGGACTTTATGCAGCCTTTTTACCCCCAATGATGGCATCTTTGTTCGGATCAAGCAGGCAGCTTGCAACCGGACCTGTAGCCGTCGTCTCCCTCATGACCGCAGCATCCTTAGAACCCCTTGCCACGGCAGGCAGTGAAGCGTTCATTGCGTATGCCATAATGCTGGCACTGACCGTGGGAATTTTTCAATTTTTATTGGGTGTATTAAGATTGGGATTGATTGTAAATTTTCTTTCTCATCCTGTTGTAAACGGTTTTACAAATGCTGCTGCGATTATAATTGCTTCATCCCAGTTGTCAAAAATGTTTGGAGTATATGTTGATAAAGCAAATCACCATTATGAAACCATTTACAGGGTTATCGTGGCTGCAATGGATTTTACACATCTGCCAACGCTTTTTATAGGTCTTTTGTCGATTGGTATCATGATAGGACTTAAGCGATTAAATCCTAAAATCCCTTATGTCCTTGCAGCCGTAGTAACAACCACCTTGATTTCATGGTCAACCGGGTTTGAGCATAATGTCAAAGTACCCATTGAACAAATTGAGGCGACTGATATTCGTCATCAAATTAAAAATTTTAATGCAACATTAATGTCAATAGAAGAATTAAGCAAAAACAGGGCAATTGCAACATCAAAACTTGATTCAATGCACTCAGACAAAGGAAAATCTTTAAATTTATTAGAAGAAAATTTTGAAATCAACTTGATGACATCAAAAATAAACCAGTTTAAAGAACAGGCTGGCCAACTCAGATCAAATTTGAGAAAGGTTAAATTTACAGCAGTAAAAACGCCTTCCGGTCAGGAGTTATTTTATCCTGCTTCAAAATCGTTTAAGCCTGTTGAATCAGACGGTCGTGTTTATCATATTAAAATCGGGAACAAACCAATTGATACGGAAAAGCTGTCGTTAATGGGAGGAGGTGCGGTCGTCGGAAATATTCCAAAGGGACTTCCCTCACTGAGCATACCCCAACTGAACTTCTCCGTTTTTATCCAGCTTTTTCCCTTTGCCGTCATCATTTCTCTTCTGGGCTTTATGGAAGCCATTGCCATTGCAAAAGCAATGGCAGCCAAAACCGGGCAGCGGTTAGATCCGAACCAGGAATTGATTGGTCAGGGGATATCCAACATGATTGGGGCCATTGGAAAGAGCTACCCTGTTTCAGGATCATTTTCCAGAAGCGCGGTAAATTTACAGGCAGGTGCTTTAACAGGTTTATCCAGTGTTATTACAAGTTTAATTGTCATTATAACCCTTTTATTTTTCACCCCCCTTTTATACCATCTGCCCCAGGCGGTTCTGGCATCAGTAATCATGATGGCGGTTATCGGACTTGTAAACATATCAGGATTTGTTCATGCCTGGCGGGCTCAATGGTATGACGGACTTATTTCGGTTATCACTTTTGTTGCAACACTTTTGCTTGCTCCACATCTTGAAAAAGGCATCTATATCGGAGTTGCACTCTCCTTGGGAGTATTCTTATACAAAAGTATGCGCCCAAAGGTTTCCTATTTATCAAGGGCGGAAGACAAGGCATTAAGATGTTCAGAAACGAATCAATTAATGACCTGTAAACACATTGACCTGATACGTTTTGAGGGCCCACTTTTTTTTGCAAATGCGAGCTATCTGGAAGATGAGATTAATGACAGAATAAACAAAAACCCTGAATTGCGCCATATCATTATCGCAGCCAATGGAATAAACGATATGGATGCATCCGGGGAAGAAATGCTGGCAGTGATAGTTCAATGGTTGCGCAGTGCCGGGTATGGCATTTCTCTGAGTGGTGTTAATGAATCCGTCTATAAGGTTATGAAACGCACTCATCTTCTTGAAGAGATAGGTGAGCATAACATTTATCCAACCATGGAAAAAGCCATTGCAAAAGTTCATCAACACACACATGAGGGCGCTTCAGAAAAAAAATGCCCCCTGTTGACGACCTGTTTAAGACAGGGTCTATAA
- a CDS encoding sensor histidine kinase — MNTESWDIINQGGLRYFGDMTASISHEIKNCLAIMNENAGLLQDLLAAVQTGRQLDLNQIDQISNRITKQIYRIDDITKRMNVFSHSVDLPEKTIDVGEVLNLAVLLGSRIASNRMIEIKLILPKHKIFLSTQFFFLLHLVWLIMDSTMTAVGPDKTMEIKPVDQISELKISFCSQGNIKKGFESILCSQAAQKTMKTLSAQLIFSETDNEIILKVAKKTQG, encoded by the coding sequence ATGAATACTGAATCATGGGACATTATCAATCAGGGAGGATTGCGTTATTTCGGTGATATGACGGCATCCATATCCCATGAAATAAAAAATTGTCTTGCAATAATGAATGAAAATGCAGGGTTACTTCAGGATTTATTGGCAGCCGTACAAACAGGAAGACAGCTTGACCTGAATCAAATTGATCAAATTTCCAATAGAATTACAAAACAAATTTACCGGATTGATGATATCACCAAAAGAATGAATGTATTCTCACATAGTGTTGATTTACCGGAAAAAACAATTGATGTTGGGGAGGTTCTCAATTTAGCTGTTTTGCTTGGCTCACGAATTGCTTCTAATCGAATGATAGAAATCAAGCTGATTCTCCCCAAACATAAAATTTTTCTTTCCACACAGTTTTTCTTTTTGCTCCACCTTGTGTGGCTAATTATGGATTCGACAATGACAGCTGTAGGGCCTGACAAAACAATGGAAATAAAACCCGTTGATCAAATTTCCGAATTAAAAATCAGCTTTTGTTCTCAGGGCAATATCAAAAAAGGATTTGAAAGCATACTATGTTCACAAGCCGCCCAAAAAACAATGAAAACACTTTCAGCCCAACTAATTTTCAGCGAAACAGACAATGAGATAATATTAAAAGTTGCCAAAAAGACGCAGGGATAA
- the nhaD gene encoding sodium:proton antiporter NhaD: MKKLFLALLALLAAPVLVWASGGDTGHSELIDFTKTTYGYLGIGLFVAAYALVPLENTIHLRKSKPVLLAAGFIWVLVAFAYMSVGDTHTAHEAIKDSLLEYAELFLFLLAAMTYINSMEERNVFQALRAWLVSKGFSLRVLFWITGLLAFVISPVADNLTTALLMGAVIMSVGGDDKKFVALACVNIVIAANAGGAFSPFGDITTLMVWQNGKVAFTEFFHIFVPSLVNWLVPAICMNFAVAKTSPKKLDEKVEMKYGAKVVMALFLLTIITAVSFHNFLQLPPAAGMMLGLGYLGFFSYHIKRKEGRMLYYDNILGSRSKSSATNALSALQGKTHDEITGLVNDLPTPAFILDKEHVITHWNTAMEKLTGVSAKDKIGTKDQWKPFYPKERPLLADMVLEGDSKKLIDKFYHGKNMLNNFLESAYEVSDFDPSLGEEGRWRYFTSAPLKDKTGQVVGVIETIEDMENVQETKKYFDIMERISRAEWDTLLFFYGVTLCVGGLGQFGYLSLVSNFMYGDLGPTVANSLVGVLSAIVDNIPVMFAVLKMDPVMSHGQWLLVTLTAGVGGSLLSIGSAAGVALMGTARGVYTFGAHFKWVPVIALGYVASILVHLLINAKFM; encoded by the coding sequence ATGAAGAAATTGTTTTTGGCATTGCTTGCCCTGTTGGCTGCCCCGGTTTTGGTTTGGGCATCGGGTGGAGATACCGGTCATTCGGAATTAATAGATTTTACAAAAACCACATATGGCTACCTGGGTATCGGCCTTTTTGTGGCGGCATATGCATTAGTGCCCCTTGAGAATACCATTCACCTTCGCAAGAGCAAACCCGTACTTCTTGCCGCCGGTTTTATCTGGGTACTGGTCGCATTTGCCTATATGAGCGTCGGGGATACACATACGGCTCACGAAGCCATTAAAGACAGTTTGCTTGAGTATGCAGAGTTGTTTTTGTTTCTGCTTGCTGCCATGACTTATATAAACTCCATGGAGGAGCGGAATGTGTTTCAGGCCCTGAGGGCCTGGCTGGTTTCAAAGGGATTTTCCCTTAGGGTCTTGTTCTGGATTACCGGACTTCTGGCTTTTGTCATCTCGCCGGTGGCCGATAACCTGACCACGGCACTTCTTATGGGTGCAGTCATCATGTCTGTTGGCGGTGATGACAAAAAGTTTGTCGCCCTGGCCTGTGTTAATATCGTTATCGCGGCCAATGCAGGGGGTGCATTTTCTCCGTTTGGGGATATCACAACCCTGATGGTGTGGCAGAATGGCAAGGTGGCCTTTACTGAATTTTTTCATATCTTTGTTCCCTCCCTGGTCAACTGGCTTGTGCCTGCTATCTGTATGAATTTTGCCGTTGCCAAGACTTCTCCCAAGAAACTGGATGAGAAGGTTGAGATGAAATACGGTGCCAAGGTTGTTATGGCTCTTTTTCTTTTGACCATCATCACTGCTGTCAGCTTTCATAATTTTCTTCAACTCCCCCCTGCAGCAGGTATGATGCTTGGACTTGGGTATCTTGGTTTTTTCAGTTACCATATCAAGCGCAAAGAAGGGAGGATGCTTTATTATGACAATATTCTTGGTTCCAGAAGCAAGAGTTCTGCAACAAATGCACTCTCTGCTCTGCAGGGCAAGACCCATGATGAGATCACCGGGCTGGTCAATGATCTTCCAACTCCCGCTTTTATTCTTGACAAAGAGCATGTGATAACCCATTGGAACACGGCCATGGAGAAGTTGACCGGTGTTTCGGCCAAAGATAAGATCGGTACTAAAGATCAGTGGAAGCCGTTTTATCCAAAAGAAAGACCCCTTCTTGCCGATATGGTTCTGGAAGGCGATTCAAAGAAATTGATTGACAAGTTTTATCATGGCAAAAACATGCTCAATAATTTTCTTGAATCTGCTTATGAAGTGTCGGATTTTGATCCTTCTCTTGGAGAAGAGGGCAGGTGGCGTTATTTTACGTCAGCACCCCTTAAGGATAAAACAGGCCAGGTGGTGGGTGTTATCGAAACCATTGAGGATATGGAAAATGTCCAGGAGACAAAGAAGTACTTTGACATCATGGAAAGAATTTCCAGGGCGGAATGGGACACTCTGCTGTTTTTTTACGGGGTAACCCTTTGTGTCGGAGGCCTTGGCCAGTTTGGTTATCTTAGTCTTGTATCTAATTTCATGTACGGTGACCTTGGACCAACAGTGGCAAATTCCCTTGTTGGGGTGTTATCTGCCATTGTTGATAATATTCCGGTCATGTTTGCAGTTCTCAAGATGGATCCTGTCATGTCCCACGGCCAGTGGTTGCTGGTTACCCTGACAGCTGGTGTAGGAGGAAGTCTTCTCTCCATAGGTTCTGCGGCAGGCGTTGCCCTGATGGGAACCGCCAGGGGGGTTTATACCTTTGGCGCCCATTTTAAGTGGGTTCCGGTTATAGCGCTTGGCTATGTTGCAAGTATACTGGTTCATCTTTTGATTAATGCCAAATTTATGTAG
- a CDS encoding TetR/AcrR family transcriptional regulator translates to MKRKQAILETATILFSRNGYRETSTAELSKIIGIAEGTIFYHFKNKETLFLSVLEHTREMILEEFENYMEKQQFKNGMNMIESSIAFHLYLAGKMENQFLLLHRYYPYQMAQEFPECRRNLEAIYDCLVSIYENAIETGQKDGSIDFMPSRKTALIIFSMVDGVVRFKTYNLYDASALFNDMIIACKKILKSNNLNMEGID, encoded by the coding sequence ATGAAACGCAAACAGGCAATTTTAGAAACTGCAACAATTTTATTTTCTCGAAATGGATACAGAGAGACTTCAACTGCAGAGTTGTCTAAAATTATTGGCATTGCTGAGGGGACTATTTTTTATCATTTCAAAAACAAAGAAACGTTGTTTCTGTCGGTGCTTGAACATACCCGGGAAATGATTCTTGAGGAATTTGAAAACTATATGGAAAAACAGCAGTTCAAAAACGGAATGAATATGATTGAAAGTTCGATTGCATTCCACCTTTATCTGGCCGGAAAAATGGAAAATCAGTTTCTTTTGCTGCATCGTTATTATCCGTATCAGATGGCTCAAGAGTTTCCAGAGTGTCGCCGGAATTTAGAAGCAATTTATGATTGTCTGGTAAGCATATACGAAAATGCCATAGAAACCGGACAAAAAGACGGATCAATTGATTTTATGCCTTCACGAAAAACAGCATTAATCATTTTTTCCATGGTGGATGGAGTGGTAAGGTTCAAAACTTATAATTTATATGATGCCAGTGCTTTGTTCAATGATATGATCATTGCCTGTAAAAAAATATTAAAATCAAACAACTTAAACATGGAAGGTATAGACTGA
- a CDS encoding alpha/beta hydrolase, translated as MNKRTSHILSAIFKQLRSRPTYESVGVDNYRLLLEKSAIAFKPDKSVNRVPVRIKTIDAEWLIPLHHHENRIVMYTHGGGYIAGSINSHRDLASRIATACSAKLLIFNYRLAPEHTFPQGLKDVKTVYQWLLDNYGNTHKISLAGDSAGAGLTLALLSGLLMEKSPLPVCSVLISPWIDLECKNKSHIKNQEKDPMLTQSVLKKTARLYTDQDLSNPLISPINNNFSGITPILIQAGEHEILIDDSRILAQKLKASGATVKLEIWEDMFHVWHYFAKYLSEGRQAIQKTGAFIQQYS; from the coding sequence ATGAACAAACGGACATCACACATATTATCAGCCATTTTCAAGCAATTAAGATCACGTCCCACCTATGAATCGGTTGGGGTTGACAACTACAGGCTGCTTCTTGAAAAAAGTGCTATTGCATTCAAACCGGACAAATCCGTAAACCGTGTACCTGTTCGCATCAAAACCATTGACGCTGAATGGCTTATTCCGTTGCATCACCATGAAAACCGGATTGTCATGTATACCCACGGGGGAGGATACATTGCCGGCTCCATCAACTCCCACAGGGATCTTGCATCACGCATAGCAACCGCCTGCAGTGCAAAACTTTTAATTTTCAACTACCGCCTGGCCCCTGAGCATACTTTTCCCCAGGGGCTTAAAGATGTAAAAACCGTGTATCAATGGCTGCTGGACAACTATGGGAACACGCATAAGATAAGCCTTGCAGGCGATTCCGCAGGTGCAGGCCTAACACTTGCTCTTTTGTCAGGCCTGCTCATGGAAAAATCCCCTTTGCCGGTATGTTCGGTATTGATATCTCCCTGGATTGACCTTGAGTGTAAAAACAAGTCTCACATTAAAAACCAGGAAAAAGACCCCATGCTCACTCAATCCGTATTAAAAAAAACAGCCCGTCTTTATACGGATCAAGACCTTTCAAATCCCTTGATATCTCCCATTAACAATAATTTTTCAGGAATAACCCCCATACTGATCCAGGCAGGAGAACATGAAATACTGATTGACGACTCCAGAATACTGGCACAGAAACTAAAAGCATCAGGTGCAACAGTCAAACTGGAGATCTGGGAAGATATGTTTCATGTGTGGCACTATTTTGCCAAATATCTTTCCGAGGGAAGACAGGCGATTCAAAAAACAGGTGCTTTTATTCAACAATATTCCTGA
- a CDS encoding sensor histidine kinase — translation MARQKKNSIPISSGKILPYLTGELFNFRLIWLLSFLLTSGFAIIPVCFFAAIDYNLTHRSMGQDAVATTSRLASNTWRSVSFFLNERKNALNYVVKDNSFEVLTTPERLSEILTNLNKSFSGFVDIGVIDAKGNQKTYVGPYGLEGKNYSRQPWFKKVMEHGTFISEVFLGYRQVPHLSIAIKHELPDKKFYILRATIEDQLTQILSQVKTIDSGDTFLINKNGILQTSSRLYGDVLKETPIRVPSQTDETSIIENPGKTFGEDSIIAYRYIPNTPFILMVVKSKKKFMATWQQSRTDLIKYLSVSITVILLWIWGITTYLVNRLKIIDRRRVKYFHMAEYANKMASIGRLAAGVAHEINNPLAIINEKGGLIKDLFRFKKAYQNDPRLIEIIDTILNSVERCSRITHQLLSFGRHMEIKLQTINLKSVLDEVLIFLTKEAEFRGIQVLINISETIPEFICDRGKLQQILLNIINNAFSAMDPEGCLKITANETSKDMIKMDIEDNGCGISKENLKDIFEPFFSTKTSEGGTGLGLSITYGLVQELGGRIEVESVINDGTKFSIFLPMMVKKKE, via the coding sequence GTGGCAAGACAGAAAAAAAACAGTATTCCCATTTCTTCTGGAAAAATTTTACCTTATTTAACAGGAGAACTTTTTAATTTTCGACTCATCTGGCTGCTTTCTTTTCTTCTTACCTCCGGGTTTGCAATCATACCGGTGTGTTTTTTTGCGGCTATCGACTACAACCTTACTCACCGGTCAATGGGACAGGATGCCGTTGCAACAACCTCTCGACTGGCCTCAAATACCTGGCGATCCGTTTCTTTTTTCCTTAATGAACGAAAAAATGCATTAAACTATGTTGTGAAGGATAACTCGTTTGAAGTATTAACAACTCCTGAACGATTATCAGAAATATTAACAAATCTGAACAAAAGCTTTAGTGGCTTTGTTGACATAGGCGTTATTGATGCAAAGGGGAATCAGAAGACATATGTTGGACCATATGGCCTGGAAGGGAAAAATTACAGCCGGCAACCCTGGTTTAAAAAAGTCATGGAACACGGAACCTTTATCAGTGAAGTGTTTTTAGGTTATAGACAAGTACCTCACCTTTCTATTGCCATCAAACATGAATTGCCGGATAAAAAATTCTATATCTTACGGGCAACCATTGAGGACCAGTTAACACAAATTTTATCACAGGTAAAAACCATAGATTCCGGTGATACATTTTTGATCAATAAAAACGGGATTCTGCAAACCAGTTCCAGGCTCTATGGCGATGTGCTGAAAGAAACGCCCATAAGGGTTCCCTCTCAGACGGATGAAACCAGTATAATTGAAAACCCAGGAAAAACTTTTGGAGAGGATTCCATTATTGCCTACAGATATATACCCAATACCCCGTTCATACTGATGGTCGTTAAAAGCAAAAAAAAATTTATGGCCACCTGGCAACAGAGCCGGACAGACCTTATTAAATATCTGTCTGTCAGCATAACGGTTATTCTGCTATGGATCTGGGGCATTACAACATACCTGGTTAACCGTTTGAAAATTATTGACAGAAGAAGGGTAAAATATTTTCACATGGCCGAATATGCAAACAAAATGGCATCTATTGGCAGGCTTGCCGCAGGTGTAGCACATGAAATCAATAATCCCCTGGCCATAATCAATGAAAAAGGAGGCCTGATAAAGGACCTGTTTCGTTTTAAAAAAGCTTACCAAAATGACCCAAGGCTCATTGAAATTATTGACACTATATTAAATTCCGTTGAAAGATGCAGCCGGATAACACATCAATTGCTGAGTTTTGGCCGCCACATGGAGATCAAACTGCAAACCATCAACTTAAAATCCGTACTGGATGAAGTGCTGATCTTTCTGACAAAAGAAGCGGAATTCAGGGGCATTCAGGTTTTAATCAACATATCTGAAACAATACCTGAATTTATATGTGACCGTGGAAAATTACAGCAGATCTTACTGAACATTATAAATAATGCATTTTCAGCAATGGATCCTGAAGGATGTTTGAAAATAACAGCAAATGAGACTTCAAAAGATATGATAAAAATGGATATTGAAGACAATGGTTGTGGGATTTCCAAGGAGAACCTGAAGGATATATTTGAACCATTTTTTTCCACCAAAACGTCCGAGGGTGGAACCGGACTTGGATTATCCATCACATATGGATTGGTACAGGAACTCGGTGGACGTATCGAGGTGGAAAGTGTTATTAATGATGGAACAAAATTTTCAATTTTTTTACCAATGATGGTTAAGAAAAAGGAATAA